In Mytilus edulis chromosome 4, xbMytEdul2.2, whole genome shotgun sequence, the following proteins share a genomic window:
- the LOC139521521 gene encoding uncharacterized protein, with protein sequence MGSIIPSKKTGPGRGKSSMQHRHVNRPKEYIAINSITLIRTATLPCRLKHQTLSLCSDSVQQHHSASKSSRNHGVISVDNYKQLPPSITNISQHCQQHDRKFQNYCPQHENVCCPLCIQSYHAECVGILSLENVIQTAKTSVLLESLDQNLKDIKLNIDRAVKDRKQNLFEIQKQKHKFNDEIKHVRIKINNYLDYLEQQILQDLYAAETKVKSQTEDLLGKLAENAEKVNSMENDISTIKEYASDLQAFLGSKMIETELKKLKYSCSLYSMMKVYRRWI encoded by the exons ATGGGGTCTATAATACCATCAAAGAAAACTGGCCCTGGTAGAGGCAAATCTTCCATGCAACATAGACATGTTAACAGACCGAAGGAATACATCGCCATCAACTCAATTACACTAATTAGAACAGCTACTTTACCATGTAGACTGAAGCATCAAACTCTCTCCTTGTGTTCGGACAGTGTCCAACAA CATCACAGTGCATCCAAATCCTCACGTAACCATGGAGTTATATCTGTCGACAACTACAAACAATTACCACCGTCAATCACTAATATATCACAACACTGTCAACAGCATGACAGAAAATTCCAGAATTATTGTCCCCAACATGAAAATGTCTGTTGTCCACTATGTATTCAGTCTTACCATGCTGAATGTGTTGGGATATTATCGCTGGAGAATGTCATACAAACAGCAAAGACTTCAGTCTTATTGGAAAGTCTTGATCAAAATCTGAAAGATATCAAACTGAATATCGATAGAGCTGTTAAAGATCgaaaacaaaatctttttgaAATTCAGAAACAAAAGCATAAATTTAACGATGAAATAAAACACGTCCgtattaaaattaacaattaccTTGACTACCTAGAACAACAAATACTTCAGGATTTATATGCTGCGGAAACGAAAGTTAAATCACAAACTGAGGACTTGCTGGGAAAGCTTGCTGAAAATGCAGAAAAAGTTAATTCAATGGAAAATGATATTTCAACAATCAAAGAATATGCATCAGACCTTCAAGCATTTCTAGGTAGTAAGATGATTGAAACAGaattaaaaaagttgaaatattcaTGCAGTCTTTATTCGATGATGAAAGTTTACAGAAGATggatataa